The genomic interval gcttgtgcagttgacaagtcttgaaccctttgcctatgaagttcagttcttgcccacggtttcatcccctcaagaaaatagaacaacttgtccttctctgacatatcccgaatatccaacattaaagcagaaaattgtttcacatattcgctgatcgaccccgtatgcttgaaatctctcagttttctccttgcattatactcaacattctcaggaaagaattgggccttgagctctctcttcaagtctgcccaactatcaattacacagtttccattttcaatttctctatacttggtacgccaccacagtttggcatcaccaaccaagtacatggtcgtagtatccacctttgcctgttctgaggccattcTCACAAcacgaaagtactgctccacatcaaacaagaaattctctaactccttggcatctcgggcaccccaaTACGTCctggttctggcaccttggtcttgctaactcccggagtgttggagttccccatagcaagaaccatcacattcatctttgcatccagatctgccatccgggcttgcaaagcttccactgtgtggcgaaagtcctctgacaagtCGCCTAGCAAAcctgtttgatgtttttgtgatcccatcacctcatcaacaagttctctcatctgggccacctccgcggccataatgttggttgttgtctcaacctgtgcttccagcacgctgatcctctcggcagtgtttggtgccatggtcacttaccaaagcttcccaaatccaacaaggaaggcaatcgaattcacgtagcaactcaaccttgggctctcaccaagtgtcaccgacttggctctgataccaaatgtcacggtccgactattttcacaccgttgtgaagggctgtgcggcgctagctaaagcactcttacttaatTAGCcaacctatcatttaccaacattcatccatgaagtactttcattaacattcattcagatagcagcagaaatagtaatcaattcgtgaaagtcgtggcaagtaagcagtaaacattgaagcaaacgtaattcattaacaaatcctccattgacatgttgtacttagcgagggaggcaagtaggctaagcacgttaacaattgctagtgagttttacaatgactgatgaacactcaccctcccctaaagaggtttttatgtaattatcatcctgacactaggaaacatcaaagtgaccgaggagtcatactgccttatttggcttacaaagactctactagcagaaaataaccctacactagtatttacatgatgaaaactcatcctaagcacacgagataagcggtcacaggcaagtataatgccctgaacaagcttagctcgtgacacggTGGGTCCACCTGCGTGGCACTGTCCCACCGTCAAACGTGACAGTGACGTGGTGGCTGACTCGGTGACGCTGACGCGGCCGGGTTCTGAGACGGCGGGTCAGATTTGGGTCGGGGACCGATTCTTGGGTTGATCCGGTCTGAGTGAGTCGCCGGGTCAAGTCGGGTTTTTCTCAGGTCGAGAAAAATACAACTTTCTcactcctctctttcttctctctgctctctgagcttctcttgtacatattacaacttccactgctctctatttataggggtgataatcaatcacaatttaatacaataaattaGAAATTTGGGAGGTTACAATCGTGGAGATAAATGGAAGCTTGCACAGCTTGCAAAAAATGCGCTTCCAGCTCAGGCTCCAGCTGTGTCTCCTGTCTCCAGCTACAACAATAAACACTACTCTTGGCAAGCTCCATAGTTTCAGTACCATTAGGAGCAAAATTAACAAGTGAAACTCGAAAAATTTCCCAAGAATCAATTAAAGTAGCAAGTATCCAAAGTCCTATTGAcgttgaatgtgattcgaatattataGTAAATTGGATAACATCCAGTAAATGCTTtttatggtatttgtgggatttttgggagcagtttATTGGTGTGTTGGAGGGtgtagatttttcgataaatcatctctatagagaagggaataaagtggcagatgcgtTGGCTCAACAAGGTgccatggggaggaatagtttgtttacaaatagtagtcaacttcctagagttatcaaaggGTTGTATAAATTAGAtaagatgggtacggcttatatgaggtatgtttagttgatttccttttggtattggtataggattgttttcttcttttatttggttTGATGCATGAGGTGTTTTATTGATTACTTGTAAGCTCCAAGTGTCCTTTTGtttccacggtattcctccgccataagtgagggttattaataaaattaagaaaggaggtgccgcctttttttaccaaaaaaaaaaaaagtatccaAAGTCCTATAATCTTATCATCAAATTGTATGCCCATACCCAACATTTGATCAATAACTCCTTGAAGTTCATTTAAATGATCATTCACATAACTTTCTTCTTTATATTTCAACTtcatcattttttaagaaaaaaacaaTTTATTATTGCCGGTCTTTAAAGCATACAAATTTTCAAGTTTGTCCCACAAAGTTCATGCATAACGTTCTCTTCCACAAAATGCTGAATAAATCCACAAACTTGCCTATGCTCAAAATCCCATTCCTCATCAGTCTTGGATCCGGGTTTTTAAAAAGCAAAAATAGGTAAATGCAGAGCTTTCACAAATAGGAGATCTTTCATCTTATTAGTCCACAACTGATAATTTGTGCCATTTAAATTTATCATCGTACTTGCGTTGATATCCATGTTTATACCAAGAATAAATCaaacttgctctgataccacttgttagtgcCGGGGGAATCTTCAtggtaggcttgatacacatggatgaacGCCAAAtttacccaaaagcttaagcctattgggtcttgggcccaatcacccatcatccactctatttttctaatgtgggacaaactctcAAGTGGAATTTTCCACAGAATTTTAGTGTGCTAGACATTTTGAGGGTGATCTACCTCATTTTTGAATGGTGGCCTTGAATGCCTGGGATATTTCAAGAATCAGCATGATTGTCAGTCATTCTCATGTTTGCCTAGTATTCATAGctgatttctattttttttatgaatagtCATATCTGTCTGAGCTGAGGGTTTATTTCCTGTTTTTCCAGTTTCCAAGAGGTGGTCCCATTAAATGCTGGGAACGTACTAGGTGCAGAGGATAACAGGCCAATTCCGAAATGGGAGGCAATCATTCGTAGAACCCTGAACAAATCTTTGGAATCTGAAACTAAATACAAATGCTATAGTGCCCCACCCTCTCCAGTCTTGAGGACTTCATCTGCTGCTGATGTACTCGCTGATGAGGCTGATACTACACTAGAGATGATGAGCAAAGATTCTGTTGGAGTTGCTAACGGCTGTGATTTTGAAATGTATGAATCGAATGGAATGATTGGTGCAGGGAAGAAATTTTGGTTAAGTAGAATGTATGGCATTGATGGTTATGCTAGATTAGACTGGCCTGAAAAACATTCATTGAACAGAACTCCACACATTATATCATCTGGCTCAAAGTTGCGGAGAGTATTTAGCAGTTCTGCAAGGGTTGGTTTCGATTGGATGGACGACCTTTCGCTTTTCGCTCCTCGAAATATTGCATTGAGTGGTGGTGGATTGAAAAGATCACACCATAGTTCTGGAAATCTCTGTTTGATTTCAAGGGAGCAACCAGAAAGGCCTGAAGTACTTGATTGTCTCTCTGATGTTTCTGATAGGTTTTCTGAAGAGGAAAATGATTCTTTTttggaaaaatcacaaaatcaaAATGACAAAGTTGATATTAAACCTAATGCCAATTCATGTCATAGATATGTGCGAATAGTCAGCAAGCAGATGGTTGGGATATATGTATCAGTCTGGGTACGCAGAACATTGAGGAGGCATATCAGCAACTTGAGAGTCTCTCCTGTTGGAGTTGGGATTATGGGCTACATGGGAAACAAGGTATCTCTGTGTCTTTCAATCCAAAGAATGCACCTTCATGCATGGACATATGAGTGAAAAAAAATATTCTGCAATGTGATCTTTTAAAACCTAAAGTACTATGTGACTTTAGTCATCCTCAAGATTTCTGACATGTGGACACACATAAGAAGCAGCAAGAAAATTTTCTAGCCATTTTTATGTTCAGCACCTCTGCAAGCCTTACTCTAAAACAGTTATTGAAATCACcaatatcatttaattttttttattttcttatttttttcgcTAGGTGGAATAACATTCTACTGCATCATCATACAAAAGGGCTTCACCTTTCATCActaaaagggggaaaaaaaagtgGGTTGCACTTGCATTcaaacatgattttatttttttggttaaatGGAAATTTTTCCAAAtaccggaaaaaaaaaaaattctagagcTGAAAAAAAGGTTGTTCCTATTTTGTAAAAAACTCTGCATTATGCATGCTTTCCTAATACATCAAACTTTTTTCTGCATCTTTATTCCCATGTTAATTTTACAAAAGGCTAATCACACAGAACTagagagtctcaaacttttttgCTGAAatccattttcaaaaatatttttcctaaccCTAAATTTAGCATGCCTGCAATTATCTTGCTTTGATTTCTACTCTAAATGATAGTAGTGCTTGTCCATATTATGTTGTTTTAGTGTAACTGGTGAGCATCTGACAACTACAATAACATAGAATAGCCAAGCTTTTCACCATTATGTATACACTTTCAAATTATTGAACATATTAGTGTTGATATATCACATATCTAACTAAAATCATGACCATTGATGCAGGGATCTGTTTCTGTTAGCATGTCTCTTTATCAGACGCGGCTCTGCTTTGTTTGCTCTCATCTGACCTCTGGTCACAAGGTTGGGGATGAACAGAGGCGTAATTATGATGTACATGAAATCTTACGGCGCACCCGTTTCTCATCTGCTTTAGATGATGATCAACCGCAGACAATTCCTTCTCATGAGTAAGCATTGATTTGGCATTAAAATAGTTGCATAAGAATTGTCTTTTTATAGAAGCCTAATATGTTAGAAAAATATTCAAGCACCAAATGTAAATGCAAGTGGATGAACTTTACCATAAATCtgtaattttagtttttaaaattctttgataTAAAACTGGCAATAAAAATAATTCATCAGGTCTCCTTTTCGGATTTGCATTAACCGATTTGTTTTGTCTTGTTCAAATACAAAGTAAAGATAAGAGCACCTCAAATATCTTCtgtgatattttgatttaaattatttttttatactatgttTAAATTATTGTTATATTGTATAGCAATATAGCATTGAGCCTGATGCCAACAGAGACAATATAATCGTAAAATAATATTGGATTTAGGTATTCCGTTTATCTGTGAGAAGACCTGCTGCCCAACAGTTTGAATTTATCCAAGTAGGACGATAGACACAGGTTTTAACTGAAGCGTAACATATTTAGGTTGGGGAAATTCTCAACCAACCGGAGATACTGAGTTATTCTGGTTCATGATTCATAGCTGATCCATTTATGTTCTCGCCTCTTGTAACTTTTAAGTGTTTTAGCCAATTAACTTGTGCCCTAGTGCTCTACTGCCCATATAATTCATCTAATAATGGATTCTGTTTAATTTTGATTACTTTTATCCCAAAATTTTgtacaaaattgattttttttagttCTTTCATTCAAATACAGCCAGATATTCTGGTTTGGAGATTTGAATTATCGTCTCAATATGTTGGACAAAGAGGTGAGGAAGCTTGTTGCAAGAAAACAATGGGATGAGCTTATTGATAGTGACCAGGTTAGACTCAAGATGCTTCTCTCTTTTTGTGCAATTATGGTAAATTGTTCTCAGCCAGGCTAACCTTGTCTTTGTGATTATCAAATCTTTATGCATTTCATGTGACTGGTATTATGCACATCCATGCCCGAGcattatgaatttatgaaaataacatacaccaacaccatgtatgtttgaattgtttTGAAACTAAGAACATGATTTCTTGAGCTAATTGTAATGGTCTTGGCCCCACTTAGTGAAGTATTGTCCACTTTGGCCCAATAAGCTCGATGGTCTTGCCCCATAGAAGGTGCTCACAAGGTTGAAGCCTAAGCCATCCTTTATATGCCTAATACACGCCCAATCTTCTGACTAGAGCGAAATCCACCTATAAAAAAAAAGGGCTTCATTGGATCTAGGATTGTGATGGGCTCTCCAGTTTGATCTTTGACGCTTTCATGTCAGTGTGGTACCAATGCCTCTATGTAGGAACACCTCCCCCCCCAAGTGGCAATACCCAATGACTTTGATGCCAAATGTAGTGGTCTTGATCCAAACTCCTTAGCGCCTCATGGTTTTgtccagtgttttaaaaggctcaatcgaggctcgcctcaaggcactacatgcctaaaacaccttgaggctcaatctaaaataccaaattctaGAAAGGGTAATGCATTATATGCTGAGGctaaaacatttttgcaaaaggcatgcctttttagttgaggcttatgcattttgggtgtgtgattctcaagtaaaaattggttaaaattttttaactacatgtttgtataaaaggaattttatattatgagatgattctagaactcttgaacctcaatatttccaaaataacaaagagttgtatcttagatcatgaaaatagtttgaactttgtgaTAGTAtggctatctcttgtcatgatttatgtcatatattcaagttagcaatttttgaatggccgaAAAGTAGTTtgcagagtatatatatatatatatattttctttcttatatcatatttgtgattttcttaatttttctttctttttaattaaaaataaatcctTAAAAGGCTGACAccccaacgccttaaggcttacgcctcgtATTTTAAGGGTTAAAACACCTTGCCTTGCgtctttgccttttaaaacattgtttttGTCTCATAAAATGTGCATCACAAGGTGGAAGTCTATACAAAATGTAATTGTATTGGCTCAAACTCTTTTGGGCCTCGTGGTTTTGCTCCATAAAAAGAGTCTCACAAGGTTGAAGTCTATACGATCTTTATatgcccaagatctccctagcaCACACTTGAGTTGCCCAAGATCTCTATACCATCATATTATATATGCAGGAACCAGAATCATGCCAAGATTTAATTGAATTTAGATTTGATTTGGTCCATTTGGATATGCAAATAGAGCTTGTGGATTTCATCATAAATTTAATTGGATGGATATTTGAATTTTTTACcagaatatattatattaattgtacAAAGATTTGGCTGCATTATGCTAACCTTAAGTTGCACATTGTGAATGGATCTTTTAGTGCTGATCCAGATCAGCTAATTTCAGCATCCATGAGATTGGGTTTAGGCTGAATTTTTGGTTTGTTCTGTGCAATATATTTGGATTTGTTGAGACAGCCATACTAcctaaaactacaagtaaatcaAGTTATcttttaaaataccaaatagAGATAGTTATCACGTCGTATGTGCGTTGCCAATTCAAATTCAAGCCTACCATAAGATCACACGTGAGATTTCAGCTGCTTAAAATGATAAATCTTAAGCCTGTATATTGTCACTGCAGATTGACTGAAAAGGCTGAACTGTTCTAATTTAAGGTCTATTTTTCTACTAGTGTAAACCTGCATAACTTGTTTTGTGGAGGATGTGTTGTCCTCCATATCTTGTACTTGTTTAGTCTTCAATGGAATTTTTGTTGTCTAAAATTTTTCGACTGATGGGGAGAAAGTTCTACTCTGAATACTTTGGTTAGAGGGTGAAACTTTAGTATTGGTCCATTTGAGTCTTCTGACATTCTAATCAGTGGAAATGACATTGGATAGTTTCAAAGAGAGCATTTTCATCGAAAAGTTAATATTTTATGCGGAAGTTTATGGCATTGTAATTAGAAGGATTTGATATTAAAGTGTCATTATTTGAGTGTCAATAGCCCCCAACAATAGTAATAAAATGGTTAATCTAGTCACCCAACCCCTTGCCACTGACCATCTAGTTGTTAAACTTGAAACGACCCAGTTGGCTTAGTCAATTTTCAGTTGTCTCATTTGTGCCTAGCAGCTTGATTGTTTAATGTTTTCCTAGAATTATGTTAATATATGAAATTTTTGGGCCATCAAGCTTAGTCTATCCAGCTTAAGACTTAAATTCATAGAAGCAACAGTGACAGAACTAGTTTTTAGAAGCTTGATAATAATTTGATTGCTTGCATGATTTACAGAAAATTTTTACTTCTAGACAATATGATAAATTGGGTCCTGAGCAGCATTAAAAATTACTAATATATCTTAAGAAAAAGAATGCAATATTAATTTGTACAAAAGCAAGAAGCAAAAAATTATTTCTgtgtgaaaaaaataatataaactcctatcaaaattttaaaataaattttagaaatctaaGTTATTTATTCTGGCTGTCTGGGTTTGCTAAATTATTCAGAATTCAGATTGACCCTCTAATCTGGAGGTTGGGCCATGACCTGGTGATCTATCTCATTGACAGGATCAATTCTTGGTTCTAGTTTGACGACTCTGATTTAGGGTTGTTCCAATTCTGACTGAGCAAACTGGTCAATGAGTTCTTTCACATTTTCCCCGAAGTTATTTTATGTGCATTACCTCCATGAAAGTTGGATATCTTATGAATTTTAATTTAATGAGAATGTGGTTTAATCTTTATTAAGGAATATTAATGACATCATGATATGTGTGGCAGCTTAGCAAAGAGCTCCGCAGTGGGCGTGTATTTGATGGATGGAAGGAAGGGGTAATAAACTTTCCGCCTACGTACAAGTATGAAATCAACTCTGATAGATATGTTGGTGAAAACCCAAAAGAAGGGGAGAAGAAGCGATCCCCAGCCTGGTAAGTTCAACCTTGGGATCCACTGGATTACAGAACttgaaaatgaagaaaagaaaCCACAAATAAAAGACATATTTTGCTGCATATTGTGCTTTTTTTGTAGCATTAGAAAAATTAGCttcctctgtttttttttttttttttttttttccaaaacagAATTATCACAAAATTTATGTGCACTGAGTGCTGGTGAGTTTACCATATTTCAGCTATtagttttgtaatttttttattttcatattgcaCATCAACATTCTAGATGCCAATCAGTCTATGCAAATTGGGTTAAGAGATTGGCTTATGGTGGTTCTGTTGCCTCAATTGAACATTTTTGGCCAAGAAGTCACTTGATATTGAGAAGTCATACAGCCAATTGTTGACTAGGTTTGGGAGTTTCCCCCCAGTGCCTCTGTTTTCAAACCCTAATTCCTTGAACAAAAATTGAATATGAATGCTTTTTTTGAACTTTTAACCCCaagatgtattttttttttaaatttgtagaCTGTAGGTGTTCTTGGATGATAACCAACTTCACAGGGGTTCTCTTTGttttggctctctctctctctctctctcttgttgaaactttcttttccatttttagtCTAATTTTCAAGTTTTAAGAAATTTTCATCATTGCTTCAAGTTTTAGGAATTTTCACTGGTAGATTAGTTTTTGACAGGTACTGAGGTCATGCAGGTGTGATCGTATCCTATGGTCAGGAAAAGGCATAAAACAGCTTTCTTACAACCAGGCAGAACTAAGGCTTTCAGATCATCGGCCTGTCAGTTCAGCCTTCTTAGTTGAGATTGAAGTTTTAGACCCTCagaagctcaaaagggctctcaATATCACTAGCGCAGCAGTACATCCTGAGATTTTCCTTGATGAAGAGGGGGAGTTAGAACTTTAGCATATTAGAGGTAATCAATTTATTTCTGATCACATAAATCATTATCTGAATTGCAGTTGTTGGTGCTGGTACTCCTAAAGAattggccaaaaaaaaaaaatgaaagccgCATGGATCTTGATTGCCCTTTGATAGAAATCAGCACTTAAAAGTTGAATGCAAAATTATTAACCAGTCACTGATTTGGTGGAATGATGGAAAGGAGGTTTGATCTAGGAGTTAAATTGTGTTTTTTTATGTGGATAACTGTTTACAGTACTGCAGCATTACTGTTCATGAGAGCatttttgggtgatttttatttCACTATGGGTCCTGTGTTAAGGGAATTTTGGGTCCATATTATCAGTTATTTCTGGAGTTCTATTTTATGTAGTCCATTTTTTATGGTCAAGATTAGTTTAGTTTTAATAGTGGTCATTGATTATTGTTAGGGTTAAGCTACCAAGAGGCTTATATAAGattcatattatttatttttttttttcactggaTAGTGGAATGAAGAATTGTCTAATTATGTTTTTTGCAAAGGTTTAAACGCTAGAAAGTGAGAGACTTTCTTCTCTTAGGAGTGATTTCTAGGAGAAGTTGCAGGTTCACACTGCTTagcccatttaaaaaaaaaaacaaacaaaaaagagTTTTTGCTTACATTATAAAGAGTTTATATTGATAATATGGATTGGTTTCTAAAACGTGGATAATTGCCCATTATACTACTATTGATTAGAGTTTATATTGATAATTGCTCATTATAGCATTATTGATAATTGCCCATTCGAGCAGGGAGTAAACATAACTTTGACATGGATGGACGACTGGCAACGAATCTAACAAACATCCCAGAGGCAGCCCTTGAAGGTCATTACTTTTGTGCCAACATGGCTGTGCTGTTTTTGAAGATGATTGCAGGGATTAGAATTGATTAGAAGAAACTCAAGTTAAAATGTCTGGCTTGGGGTTTGTGAGAGCTATTGTTTTGTCACTGAGCTATTGCATGCAAGGTTGAATGTACATATCAAGACAGAAAATTCTGTTCAAGAGAACATTGTAACAATTGTGACGTGCATATCAtttcaatctttcatttttttttttttttctatttgttttgttttgtttgtttgtttgtttgtttgttttttgtttttttgtttttttttttaacttttggTTGTTGTACCCAATTTCTATACCATTGTAATATACACGTTTACCCCTCTAATACAAAAATGTTGCATTAGATACACTTCCGTGGCTTtgcaatatacat from Malania oleifera isolate guangnan ecotype guangnan chromosome 9, ASM2987363v1, whole genome shotgun sequence carries:
- the LOC131163885 gene encoding type I inositol polyphosphate 5-phosphatase 2 — its product is MKSRRGKRSEAFLPSILMKKWLNIKPKVYDFSEDEADTETESEDDAYSLKDERVHLGEDHARRMQGSQSVCPSQTSATTSKGYLSGHRRGMSETFRVQYIKKKDVRVTIGSWNVAGRLPCEDLEIDEWLRTEEPADVYILGFQEVVPLNAGNVLGAEDNRPIPKWEAIIRRTLNKSLESETKYKCYSAPPSPVLRTSSAADVLADEADTTLEMMSKDSVGVANGCDFEMYESNGMIGAGKKFWLSRMYGIDGYARLDWPEKHSLNRTPHIISSGSKLRRVFSSSARVGFDWMDDLSLFAPRNIALSGGGLKRSHHSSGNLCLISREQPERPEVLDCLSDVSDRFSEEENDSFLEKSQNQNDKVDIKPNANSCHRYVRIVSKQMVGIYVSVWVRRTLRRHISNLRVSPVGVGIMGYMGNKGSVSVSMSLYQTRLCFVCSHLTSGHKVGDEQRRNYDVHEILRRTRFSSALDDDQPQTIPSHDQIFWFGDLNYRLNMLDKEVRKLVARKQWDELIDSDQLSKELRSGRVFDGWKEGVINFPPTYKYEINSDRYVGENPKEGEKKRSPAWCDRILWSGKGIKQLSYNQAELRLSDHRPVSSAFLVEIEVLDPQKLKRALNITSAAVHPEIFLDEEGELEL